In a genomic window of Bacillus rossius redtenbacheri isolate Brsri chromosome 4 unlocalized genomic scaffold, Brsri_v3 Brsri_v3_scf4_2, whole genome shotgun sequence:
- the LOC134541799 gene encoding myosin-10-like isoform X1, translating to MWDFFLGLAVLTVAWVFTASRKEKARAPMSNTNLGSNASQDMSSLSASQGRETGHDSESARVVEDLKQSLVENFKTIKLLEKKLTEKDQTIRDYETGRAQQSSLIEELRENLAVMTETMALLQAKPQIGLMALGHPPRPVRLPLDGQEPAHKTISRGQSLTEPGLIVPEYRGESGEKVLRSDSSPHEESQVVEQYKQKIARQALAVCELSESLAENVQTVKKLKVELEEKNESIQSLKESSENQALVIDELKASLANYLKEVEQAGSVKEYENNVLSELNAKLEDKEKTVKDLEKRRQEMENVVEGLRDNLSEESQKNQVLHNEVIKLSLALEKLEAAVKKEQTQTIDGQVEAETSEMIAKLEEELDQKVIAVRVLQEEREKCLDLITELKHNLENTSSELSEANFELKENCAYITELEQTKKRLEKLNEELISSSQNPHMTNELTEKLKLQNERVKELLEKNSEAEIELKNLNEKLIFSLEEIERFEKKEQDLHLRLEHAGSVTQEHEELSKTLQMRLDEQALIIDDLRPQILELQHKHGEEIAEKQDLVQSLRYERELASERSANLEAEVKDNLQVIQELQLEREHQIRINEELKEELTQQASIVQGLQDDLARITQDSVTVTLGHIAVQDFQSVMKRLNKSDKEDVTYTLEDVERSFNIKEDTITKLTEEKNSMLSRIQDLEDELREAKNRAVARGSDSELEACKLTISEQEERLRANDRSMEELRGQLSALKRLQDALSSDEDVQKLEAKLHLYRDKLSIEERKVKEYEKQLLAQEFVLKEGNRERAGLSREVEELRRAVQDGESRVANLTGKLERAMQGSDAGLPKEVEELRRAVQDGESRVANLTEQLERATQESDAQRQQASRAEELAAECVAKGDTIARLQKKMEGLENQLRDSQSARNTVELLEDQMARRLEKIQQLQKTEDMHVKTIASLEIENKLLCEQLSDLRRELSRSEQRSRRASTEQPPREQASEGNGYLVSFAVEKVLEDPERTEGQASDLSQSLNSRIYKVRVEPELAEVKSVTTSPANSALTNGMQTESLEAEPPASDLSWLDPEFDKYSKYPIASLKRRSELLPPDVNILRKEVHLSRQQFVDTFGIKWEEFAKLPGWKQQTLKKKVGLF from the exons ATGTGGGACTTCTTCTTGGGTCTGGCTGTGCTCACGGTAGCCTGGGTCTTCACCGCATCG CGCAAGGAGAAAGCAAGAGCTCCAATGTCCAATACCAACCTTGGCAGCAACGCCTCGCAGGATATGTCGTCACTG AGTGCAAGTCAGGGAAGGGAGACCGGACATGACTCTGAGTCTGCGCGGGTAGTCGAGGATCTGAAGCAGTCGTTGGTGGAAAACTTCAAGACCATCAAGCTGCTTGAGAAGAAGCTCACCGAGAAGGATCAGACGATCAGGGACTACGAGACCGGCCGGGCGCAGCAGTCGAGCCTCATCGAGGAGTTGCGGGAGAACTTGGCCGTTATGACGGAGACCATGGCGTTGCTGCAGGCGAAGCCTCAGATCGGACTCATGGCCTTGGGCCATCCTCCGAGGCCGGTCCGGTTACCCCTGGACGGGCAGGAACCAGCCCACAAAACCATCAGCAGGGGGCAGAGCCTAACTGAACCCGGACTGATAGTGCCCGAGTACCGCGGGGAGAGCGGGGAGAAAGTACTCAGGTCTGACAGCTCCCCTCACGAAGAGTCCCAGGTTGTAGAGCAGTACAAGCAGAAGATAGCCAGGCAAGCCCTGGCTGTTTGTGAACTCAGTGAAAGTTTGGCAGAGAACGTGCAGACTGTTAAGAAACTCAAGGTGGAGCTGGAAGAAAAGAACGAAAGTATACAAAGTTTAAAGGAGAGCAGCGAAAATCAGGCTTTGGTGATAGACGAACTCAAGGCCAGCTTGGCCAACTATCTGAAAGAAGTAGAGCAAGCAGGTTCTGTAAAAGAGTATGAAAACAACGTGTTGAGTGAGCTAAATGCAAAACTTGAAGATAAAGAAAAAACTGTGAAAGATTTAGAAAAGAGGAGGCAGGAGATGGAAAACGTGGTTGAGGGACTAAGGGACAATTTGTCAGAGGAATCACAAAAAAATCAGGTTCTTCACAATGAGGTGATTAAGCTATCGTTGGCTCTGGAAAAACTGGAAGCAGCAGTGAAGAAGGAGCAGACTCAAACAATTGATGGGCAGGTAGAAGCAGAAACATCCGAGATGATAGCAAaactggaagaagagttggaccaAAAAGTTATTGCAGTCCGTGTGTTACAAGAAGAGCGAGAAAAATGCTTGGATCTGATCACAGAGCTAAAGCACAATTTGGAAAACACATCTAGTGAACTTAGTGAAGCAAATTTTGAGTTAAAAGAGAATTGTGCTTATATCACAGAGCTGGAGCAAACAAAAAAAAGGCTGGAAAAACTTAACGAAGAGCTAATATCATCATCGCAAAACCCTCACATGACCAATGAGCTGACAGAAAAACTAAAACTTCAAAATGAAAGAGTAAAAGAACTCCTGGAAAAAAATTCAGAAGCAGaaattgaattaaagaatttgaatgaaAAACTGATTTTCAGCCTTGAAGAAATTGAAAGGTTCGAAAAAAAAGAACAGGATTTACATTTGAGGTTGGAACATGCTGGCTCTGTAACGCAAGAACACGAAGAATTATCTAAGACATTGCAAATGAGACTTGACGAACAGGCTCTTATCATAGACGATCTCCGACCGCAGATCTTAGAACTACAGCATAAACACGGAGAGGAAATAGCAGAGAAGCAAGATCTGGTACAGAGTCTGAGGTATGAACGGGAATTGGCTTCGGAGAGAAGTGCGAACCTGGAGGCAGAAGTCAAGGATAACCTCCAAGTAATTCAGGAACTGCAGTTGGAGAGAGAGCACCAGATAAGGATCAATGAAGAACTGAAGGAGGAGTTGACTCAGCAGGCCAGCATCGTGCAGGGGCTACAAGATGATCTGGCGCGCATCACCCAGGACAGTGTGACCGTCACACTCGGACACATTGCGGTCCAGGACTTCCAGAGTGTCATGAAGAGACTTAACAAGTCGGACAAAGAAGATGTAACCTACACTCTGGAAGACGTTGAACGCAGCTTTAACATCAAGGAAGACACCATCACAAAACTGACCGAGGAAAAAAACAGCATGCTGTCGAGAATTCAGGATCTGGAAGATGAACTGCGGGAAGCGAAGAACAGGGCCGTAGCTCGTGGTTCAGATTCGGAGCTGGAAGCATGCAAGTTGACGATAAGCGAACAGGAGGAGAGGCTGAGGGCCAACGACCGGAGCATGGAGGAACTGAGGGGCCAGCTGTCTGCTCTCAAGCGCCTGCAAGACGCGCTCTCCTCGGATGAGGACGTACAGAAGTTGGAGGCAAAGCTCCACTTGTACCGGGACAAACTGAGCATCGAGGAGCGCAAGGTGAAGGAGTATGAGAAACAGCTGCTGGCCCAGGAGTTTGTGTTGAAGGAGGGGAACAGGGAGAGGGCGGGGCTGTCGCGGGAGGTGGAGGAACTGCGGAGAGCGGTGCAGGACGGAGAGAGCAGGGTCGCCAACCTGACGGGGAAGCTGGAGCGGGCGATGCAGGGGAGCGACGCGGGGCTGCCGAAGGAGGTGGAGGAACTGCGGAGAGCGGTGCAGGACGGAGAGAGCAGGGTCGCCAACCTGACAGAGCAGCTGGAGCGGGCAACACAGGAGAGCGATGCACAGAGGCAGCAGGCGTCCAGGGCAGAGGAGCTGGCGGCCGAGTGTGTTGCGAAGGGAGATACCATCGCACGTCTTCAGAAGAAGATGGAAGGTCTAGAGAATCAACTGAGAGACTCTCAGAGCGCTAGAAACACTGTCGAACTGCTGGAAGATCAGATGGCACGCAGGCTTGAGAAGATACAGCAG CTTCAGAAAACAGAAGACATGCACGTGAAAACCATCGCGTCCTTGGAAATTGAAAACAAACTTCTGTGTGAACAGCTCAGCGACTTAAGGAGAG AGCTGTCCCGGTCGGAGCAGCGCTCGCGACGGGCGTCGACAGAACAGCCACCGCGAGAACAAGCCTCGGAAGGCAACGGATATCTGGTTTCCTTTGCGGTGGAGAAG GTTCTCGAGGACCCAGAAAGAACTGAGGGTCAAGCCTCTGACCTGAGCCAAAGCCTCAACTCCCGCATCTACAAGGTCCGTGTGGAGCCAGAGCTGGCCGAAGTCAAGTCTGTGACCACGAGCCCAGCGAACTCAGCATTGACCAATGGGATGCAGACCGAGTCCCTGGAGGCGGAGCCACCGGCCAGTGACCTGTCGTGGCTGGACCCGGAGTTCGATAAGTACTCAAAGTACCCCATTGCGTCGCTGAAGAGACGGTCCGAGCTCCTCCCGCCGGACGTGAACATACTCCGCAAAGAG GTGCATCTGTCGAGGCAACAGTTTGTCGACACATTCGGCATAAAGTGGGAGGAGTTTGCCAAACTGCCCGGATGGAAGCAGCAAACTTTGAAAAAGAAAGTTGGCCTCTTCTAA
- the LOC134541799 gene encoding myosin-10-like isoform X2 — MSNTNLGSNASQDMSSLSASQGRETGHDSESARVVEDLKQSLVENFKTIKLLEKKLTEKDQTIRDYETGRAQQSSLIEELRENLAVMTETMALLQAKPQIGLMALGHPPRPVRLPLDGQEPAHKTISRGQSLTEPGLIVPEYRGESGEKVLRSDSSPHEESQVVEQYKQKIARQALAVCELSESLAENVQTVKKLKVELEEKNESIQSLKESSENQALVIDELKASLANYLKEVEQAGSVKEYENNVLSELNAKLEDKEKTVKDLEKRRQEMENVVEGLRDNLSEESQKNQVLHNEVIKLSLALEKLEAAVKKEQTQTIDGQVEAETSEMIAKLEEELDQKVIAVRVLQEEREKCLDLITELKHNLENTSSELSEANFELKENCAYITELEQTKKRLEKLNEELISSSQNPHMTNELTEKLKLQNERVKELLEKNSEAEIELKNLNEKLIFSLEEIERFEKKEQDLHLRLEHAGSVTQEHEELSKTLQMRLDEQALIIDDLRPQILELQHKHGEEIAEKQDLVQSLRYERELASERSANLEAEVKDNLQVIQELQLEREHQIRINEELKEELTQQASIVQGLQDDLARITQDSVTVTLGHIAVQDFQSVMKRLNKSDKEDVTYTLEDVERSFNIKEDTITKLTEEKNSMLSRIQDLEDELREAKNRAVARGSDSELEACKLTISEQEERLRANDRSMEELRGQLSALKRLQDALSSDEDVQKLEAKLHLYRDKLSIEERKVKEYEKQLLAQEFVLKEGNRERAGLSREVEELRRAVQDGESRVANLTGKLERAMQGSDAGLPKEVEELRRAVQDGESRVANLTEQLERATQESDAQRQQASRAEELAAECVAKGDTIARLQKKMEGLENQLRDSQSARNTVELLEDQMARRLEKIQQLQKTEDMHVKTIASLEIENKLLCEQLSDLRRELSRSEQRSRRASTEQPPREQASEGNGYLVSFAVEKVLEDPERTEGQASDLSQSLNSRIYKVRVEPELAEVKSVTTSPANSALTNGMQTESLEAEPPASDLSWLDPEFDKYSKYPIASLKRRSELLPPDVNILRKEVHLSRQQFVDTFGIKWEEFAKLPGWKQQTLKKKVGLF, encoded by the exons ATGTCCAATACCAACCTTGGCAGCAACGCCTCGCAGGATATGTCGTCACTG AGTGCAAGTCAGGGAAGGGAGACCGGACATGACTCTGAGTCTGCGCGGGTAGTCGAGGATCTGAAGCAGTCGTTGGTGGAAAACTTCAAGACCATCAAGCTGCTTGAGAAGAAGCTCACCGAGAAGGATCAGACGATCAGGGACTACGAGACCGGCCGGGCGCAGCAGTCGAGCCTCATCGAGGAGTTGCGGGAGAACTTGGCCGTTATGACGGAGACCATGGCGTTGCTGCAGGCGAAGCCTCAGATCGGACTCATGGCCTTGGGCCATCCTCCGAGGCCGGTCCGGTTACCCCTGGACGGGCAGGAACCAGCCCACAAAACCATCAGCAGGGGGCAGAGCCTAACTGAACCCGGACTGATAGTGCCCGAGTACCGCGGGGAGAGCGGGGAGAAAGTACTCAGGTCTGACAGCTCCCCTCACGAAGAGTCCCAGGTTGTAGAGCAGTACAAGCAGAAGATAGCCAGGCAAGCCCTGGCTGTTTGTGAACTCAGTGAAAGTTTGGCAGAGAACGTGCAGACTGTTAAGAAACTCAAGGTGGAGCTGGAAGAAAAGAACGAAAGTATACAAAGTTTAAAGGAGAGCAGCGAAAATCAGGCTTTGGTGATAGACGAACTCAAGGCCAGCTTGGCCAACTATCTGAAAGAAGTAGAGCAAGCAGGTTCTGTAAAAGAGTATGAAAACAACGTGTTGAGTGAGCTAAATGCAAAACTTGAAGATAAAGAAAAAACTGTGAAAGATTTAGAAAAGAGGAGGCAGGAGATGGAAAACGTGGTTGAGGGACTAAGGGACAATTTGTCAGAGGAATCACAAAAAAATCAGGTTCTTCACAATGAGGTGATTAAGCTATCGTTGGCTCTGGAAAAACTGGAAGCAGCAGTGAAGAAGGAGCAGACTCAAACAATTGATGGGCAGGTAGAAGCAGAAACATCCGAGATGATAGCAAaactggaagaagagttggaccaAAAAGTTATTGCAGTCCGTGTGTTACAAGAAGAGCGAGAAAAATGCTTGGATCTGATCACAGAGCTAAAGCACAATTTGGAAAACACATCTAGTGAACTTAGTGAAGCAAATTTTGAGTTAAAAGAGAATTGTGCTTATATCACAGAGCTGGAGCAAACAAAAAAAAGGCTGGAAAAACTTAACGAAGAGCTAATATCATCATCGCAAAACCCTCACATGACCAATGAGCTGACAGAAAAACTAAAACTTCAAAATGAAAGAGTAAAAGAACTCCTGGAAAAAAATTCAGAAGCAGaaattgaattaaagaatttgaatgaaAAACTGATTTTCAGCCTTGAAGAAATTGAAAGGTTCGAAAAAAAAGAACAGGATTTACATTTGAGGTTGGAACATGCTGGCTCTGTAACGCAAGAACACGAAGAATTATCTAAGACATTGCAAATGAGACTTGACGAACAGGCTCTTATCATAGACGATCTCCGACCGCAGATCTTAGAACTACAGCATAAACACGGAGAGGAAATAGCAGAGAAGCAAGATCTGGTACAGAGTCTGAGGTATGAACGGGAATTGGCTTCGGAGAGAAGTGCGAACCTGGAGGCAGAAGTCAAGGATAACCTCCAAGTAATTCAGGAACTGCAGTTGGAGAGAGAGCACCAGATAAGGATCAATGAAGAACTGAAGGAGGAGTTGACTCAGCAGGCCAGCATCGTGCAGGGGCTACAAGATGATCTGGCGCGCATCACCCAGGACAGTGTGACCGTCACACTCGGACACATTGCGGTCCAGGACTTCCAGAGTGTCATGAAGAGACTTAACAAGTCGGACAAAGAAGATGTAACCTACACTCTGGAAGACGTTGAACGCAGCTTTAACATCAAGGAAGACACCATCACAAAACTGACCGAGGAAAAAAACAGCATGCTGTCGAGAATTCAGGATCTGGAAGATGAACTGCGGGAAGCGAAGAACAGGGCCGTAGCTCGTGGTTCAGATTCGGAGCTGGAAGCATGCAAGTTGACGATAAGCGAACAGGAGGAGAGGCTGAGGGCCAACGACCGGAGCATGGAGGAACTGAGGGGCCAGCTGTCTGCTCTCAAGCGCCTGCAAGACGCGCTCTCCTCGGATGAGGACGTACAGAAGTTGGAGGCAAAGCTCCACTTGTACCGGGACAAACTGAGCATCGAGGAGCGCAAGGTGAAGGAGTATGAGAAACAGCTGCTGGCCCAGGAGTTTGTGTTGAAGGAGGGGAACAGGGAGAGGGCGGGGCTGTCGCGGGAGGTGGAGGAACTGCGGAGAGCGGTGCAGGACGGAGAGAGCAGGGTCGCCAACCTGACGGGGAAGCTGGAGCGGGCGATGCAGGGGAGCGACGCGGGGCTGCCGAAGGAGGTGGAGGAACTGCGGAGAGCGGTGCAGGACGGAGAGAGCAGGGTCGCCAACCTGACAGAGCAGCTGGAGCGGGCAACACAGGAGAGCGATGCACAGAGGCAGCAGGCGTCCAGGGCAGAGGAGCTGGCGGCCGAGTGTGTTGCGAAGGGAGATACCATCGCACGTCTTCAGAAGAAGATGGAAGGTCTAGAGAATCAACTGAGAGACTCTCAGAGCGCTAGAAACACTGTCGAACTGCTGGAAGATCAGATGGCACGCAGGCTTGAGAAGATACAGCAG CTTCAGAAAACAGAAGACATGCACGTGAAAACCATCGCGTCCTTGGAAATTGAAAACAAACTTCTGTGTGAACAGCTCAGCGACTTAAGGAGAG AGCTGTCCCGGTCGGAGCAGCGCTCGCGACGGGCGTCGACAGAACAGCCACCGCGAGAACAAGCCTCGGAAGGCAACGGATATCTGGTTTCCTTTGCGGTGGAGAAG GTTCTCGAGGACCCAGAAAGAACTGAGGGTCAAGCCTCTGACCTGAGCCAAAGCCTCAACTCCCGCATCTACAAGGTCCGTGTGGAGCCAGAGCTGGCCGAAGTCAAGTCTGTGACCACGAGCCCAGCGAACTCAGCATTGACCAATGGGATGCAGACCGAGTCCCTGGAGGCGGAGCCACCGGCCAGTGACCTGTCGTGGCTGGACCCGGAGTTCGATAAGTACTCAAAGTACCCCATTGCGTCGCTGAAGAGACGGTCCGAGCTCCTCCCGCCGGACGTGAACATACTCCGCAAAGAG GTGCATCTGTCGAGGCAACAGTTTGTCGACACATTCGGCATAAAGTGGGAGGAGTTTGCCAAACTGCCCGGATGGAAGCAGCAAACTTTGAAAAAGAAAGTTGGCCTCTTCTAA